Proteins found in one Saccharomyces kudriavzevii IFO 1802 strain IFO1802 genome assembly, chromosome: 11 genomic segment:
- the SKDI11G3180 gene encoding integrase catalytic domain-containing protein translates to MLGHANARTIRHSLKNSSITYLRESDVDWSDSTTYQCPDCLVGKSTKHRHVKGSRLKYQESYQPFQYLHTDIFGPVHHLPKSAPSYFISFTDEKTRFKWVYPLLDRREQSILDVFTKIIAFIGNQFNANGLVVQMDRGPEYTNKSLRNFFMERGITPCYTTTADSRAHGIAERSNRTLLDDRRTHLRCSGLLNRLWFSAVEFSTIIRNSLISPKNKNYPRQHAGLAGLDISTLLPFGQTVVVNNHSPGSKICPRGIPGCALHPLRNSYGYIIYVPSLKKTIDTTDYVIWHDEQSRLDQCNYDALTFDADINRLTAPYLLSFVNL, encoded by the coding sequence ATGCTTGGGCATGCAAACGCTAGAACAATTAGACATTCTCTCAAGAATAGTTCGATCACATACTTGAGAGAATCGGATGTAGACTGGTCTGATTCTACTACTTATCAATGTCCAGACTGTTTAGTTGGCAAAAGCACTAAACATAGACATGTCAAAGGATCACGACTAAAGTACCAAGAATCTTATCAACCCTTTCAGTACTTACATACCGATATATTTGGCCCTGTTCACCATCTGCCAAAGAGTGCACCTTCCTATTTTATCTCATTTACTGATGAGAAGACGAGATTCAAATGGGTTTATCCATTACTCGATCGTCGTGAGCAATCTATTTTAGAcgtatttacaaaaataatagccTTCATTGGCAATCAATTCAATGCCAACGGTTTAGTCGTACAAATGGACAGAGGACCCGAGTACACTAACAAGAGCCTccgtaatttctttatggAACGCGGTATAACTCCATGCTatacaacaacagcagatTCCAGAGCACATGGTATTGCTGAACGATCAAACCGTACCTTATTAGACGACCGTCGCACACATCTACGGTGCAGCGGTTTATTAAATCGTCTATGGTTTTCAGCAGTCGAATTCTCCACCATTAtcagaaattctttaatttcgccaaaaaacaagaattacCCACGACAACATGCTGGTTTAGCAGGACTTGATATCAGTACTCTATTACCATTCGGTCAAACTGTTGTAGTCAACAATCACAGTCCcggttcaaaaatttgccCTCGTGGTATTCCTGGTTGCGCCTTACATCCATTACGAAACTCATATGGTTATATTATCTATGTtccatctttgaagaaaacaatagacACTACTGATTACGTTATTTGGCATGATGAACAATCCAGATTGGACCAATGCAATTATGATGCACTTACCTTTGATGCTGATATCAATCGCTTAACCGCTCCTTATCTATTAAGCTTCgtcaatctttga
- the SKDI11G3190 gene encoding uncharacterized protein, whose protein sequence is MHSLEPPRSKKRIHLIAAVKAVKSIKPFRTTLRYDEAITYNKSNEEKEKYTEAYHKEVNQLLKMNAWETDKYYDRNSMGSKNMISSVLVFNKKRDGTHKARFVARGDIQHPDTYDPGMQSNTVHHYALMTSLSLALDNDYYVTQLDVSSAYLYADIKEELYIRPPPHLGLNNKLLSLKKSLYGLKQSGANWYETIKSYLIKQCGMDEVRGWSCVFKNSQVTICLFVDDMILFSKDLKANKKVIANLRIKKKKKLKP, encoded by the coding sequence ATGCATAGTCTAGAACCACCAAGGTCAAAAAAACGTATTCATTTAATTGCAGCTGTAAAGGCGGTAAAGTCAATCAAACCATTCCGAACGACCTTAAGATATGATGAAGCAATCACATATAATAAGagtaatgaagaaaaggagaaatatACTGAAGCATATCATAAAGAAGTTAACCAactattaaaaatgaatgctTGGGAAACAGACAAGTATTATGATAGAAACTCGATGGGttccaagaatatgatAAGCTCAGTGCTTGTATTCAACAAGAAGCGTGACGGAACACATAAGGCTAGATTTGTTGCAAGAGGTGACATACAGCATCCCGATACATATGATCCGGGCATGCAATCCAATACTGTACATCATTATGCACTGATGACATCTTTGTCACTTGCATTAGATAATGACTACTATGTCACACAACTAGACGTATCCTCCGCTTACTTGTATGCCGACATCAAAGAGGAATTATACATAAGACCTCCACCACATCTAGgattgaataataaattactaagtttaaagaaatcactTTATGGTTTAAAACAAAGTGGTGCAAACTGGTATGAAACTATTAAATCATACTTAATAAAGCAATGTGGCATGGACGAAGTACGTGGATGGTCGTGtgtgttcaaaaatagtcAAGTCACAATATGTCTATTCGTTGATGACATGATATTATTCAGCAAAGATCTAAAAGCGAATAAGAAAGTCATAGCAAATCTCagaattaagaaaaaaaaaaaattaaagccATGA
- the SKDI11G3195 gene encoding uncharacterized protein yields MKISDKRKFEKVNFEEFESALNNKNDLVHCHSITLFESIRTEVRSFYEDEKSSLIKVVKYRTDAMDRKRSFEKIVIAVMVKKNVQKFLTFVEDEPDFQSGPIPSKYLIPKKINLMVYTLFQVHTLKFNRKDYDTLSLFYLNRGYYSELSFRVLERCYETASSRPNDSSTMRTFTNFVSGAPIVRSLQKSTIRKYGYNLAPYMFLLLHVDELSIFSAYQASLPGGKKVDTGRLKRDLCPRKPTEIKYFSQICNDMMNKKDGLGDILHIILRACALNFGAGPRGGAGDEEEEDRSIANEQSIIPSVDEHGLKVCKLRSPNTPRRLRKTLDAVKALLVSSCACTAKDLDIFDDNNGVAMWKWIKILYHEVAQETAQKDSYRITLVPSSDGISVCGKLFNREYVRGFYFACKAQFDSLWDELNKCFYMPTVVDIASLILRNRDVLFREPKRGIDEYLENDSFLQMIPVKYREIVLPKLRRDANKMTAALKNKVAVAIDELTVPLMWMIHFAVGYPLPLSRASATRFCRSSAQRIRRRYNKTHPTVH; encoded by the coding sequence atgaaaatttccgATAAGCgtaagtttgaaaaagtaaactTTGAGGAGTTTGAGTCGGCTCtcaataacaaaaacgaCTTGGTACATTGTCACTCAATAACTTTATTTGAATCGATCCGCACGGAAGTGCGATCATTCTACGAAGACGAAAAGTCTAGTCTAATCAAGGTGGTAAAATACAGAACTGATGCAATGGATAggaaaagatcttttgaaaaaattgtcattgCCGTCATggtcaagaaaaatgtacAAAAGTTTCTGACGTTTGTTGAAGACGAACCAGATTTCCAGAGCGGACCAATCCCTTCAAAGTATCTCAttcccaagaaaatcaacttgATGGTCTACACGTTGTTTCAAGTAcatactttgaaatttaatAGGAAAGATTACGATAccctttctcttttttaccTCAACAGAGGATACTATAGTGAGTTGAGTTTTCGTGTCCTGGAACGTTGTTACGAAACTGCGAGTTCCAGGCCGAACGACAGCTCTACGATGCGTACTTTCACCAACTTTGTTTCTGGCGCGCCTATTGTAAGGAGTCTTCAGAAAAGCACCATAAGGAAATATGGATACAATTTGGCACCCTACATGTTTTTGTTACTACACGTAGATGAGctttcgattttttccgCATATCAAGCAAGTTTACCTGGCGGTAAGAAAGTCGACACAGGGCGGCTGAAGCGTGATCTATGCCCACGTAAACCCACTGAGATAAAGTACTTTTCACAGATATGTAACGATatgatgaacaaaaaagacgGATTGGGTGATATTTTGCATATTATCTTGCGAGCATGTGCGCTTAATTTTGGGGCGGGTCCCCGTGGTGGCGCTGgtgacgaagaggaagaggatcGATCTATTGCGAATGAACAATCCATTATTCCCTCTGTGGACGAGCATGGCTTAAAAGTATGTAAGTTGCGCAGTCCGAACACTCCACGAAGACTCAGAAAAACATTAGATGCCGTGAAAGCTTTATTGGTGTCCTCTTGTGCTTGCACCGCAAAGGATTTAGATATATTTGATGACAACAACGGCGTTGCGATGTGGAAATGGATCAAAATTCTGTACCACGAAGTAGCACAGGAAACCGCGCAGAAGGACTCTTATAGAATAACTTTGGTACCTTCTTCTGATGGTATATCAGTATGTGGAAAACTGTTTAATCGCGAGTATGTCCGCGGCTTTTACTTTGCATGCAAGGCTCAGTTTGACAGCCTTTGGGACGAATTGAACAAGTGCTTTTATATGCCTACAGTGGTTGATATTGCCAGTCTCATTTTGCGTAATCGAGACGTTTTGTTCAGAGAGCCAAAGCGGGGAATTGACGAGTATCTGGAAAAcgattcttttcttcaaatgatacCTGTTAAATATCGTGAAATTGTGCTGCCAAAGTTGAGAAGAGATGCTAACAAAATGACCGCGgctctgaaaaataaagtggCTGTTGCAATTGACGAGCTCACGGTGCCACTTATGTGGATGATCCATTTTGCCGTGGGATACCCCTTACCGTTATCCAGAGCTTCAGCTACTCGCTTTTGCCGGTCCTCAGCGCAACGTATACGTCGACGATACAACAAGACGCATCCAACTGTACACTGA